TTACGCCGTACTCGCGTCTGGTTCTACTTGGTCTAAACCGTTCTTCCAGCTGCTTCGCGGGTGATAACCGCTCATGAACCGAGGTTCAATGCATGTGTAATTGTACCCTTACAATACCGGTATTTTATCAGCCTAGCAAGCTGTTGGCGCCCTGGACCAACAGCTGCATTAGCAAAAAAGCGACCAGCGGAGCAAAATCAATCATCTGTGTCTTTGGCAGAATCATCCGAATTGGTATTAATACTGGCTCGGTTAAATCAACCAATAGCGCGCCAAAACCGCCCTTGGGGTTTGGGTCGATCCAGCTCATTAATACGCGCGCCAATAAAACGATATTAAAAATAAAGACAAATAAATTAATAAAATTTAAAGAAAACTCGGCTAGCATTGGCTTATAAACCGCCTCGGTAGGCGTCGGCCACTCGCTGTGGAGCCGGTAGCTCGCTCTCCCATTTTGCGGTCAAGGAGCCATCGCCATCGGTCACTAGTATCGCCGGTCGCTGCATTACCCCATACAGCTCGGCCAAAGCGATGCCGTCGCGGCTGTCCGCGTCAAGCAAATCAACCGTAATACCCTCTTCACGCTCAAGTTTGCGCACCAAGTAGTCAATGTGGCGATCAGCCGGGGTACTTTTAGTAAACAGCAACGTAACTTTCATGCTTACAAGTATACCAAATATAAAAGCGCTTTCGCGCCCCGAGTCATTTGTGACCCGAGGCGCTAACCAGTAGCTCATGCCAGGGATTCCTCCGGCGGCTCAACGTCGCAAACACCCCTCAACCAGAGCTCGGTATCGAGCTGGTGCGCGAAGCGCTTGAGGCTGAGATTGCGCCCAACCTTGACGTCAACCGAGACGGAGGTCGAAAAGTCTCTACCCTCGCCAAAGCGCTCAAGCGCTCGGCGATCCTCCGGGCTGATGTATTCTGGTCCACCTATTCCAGAGTGGTCCAGGCGAACCAGCAACTTGCAGGCAGATAAGGCTGATTTGACGGTCAGGCGATACGTGGGCGGCTCCTTAAGCATTACTCCTCCTCGCAATTGGTGACCCAACAAAAAAGAGTCCGCTTGGACTCCCTACTGCGTTTGCTTGTGCGTTTAAGCTACGATGAAGTCCGAGGTTGATGGCCAAGCATCAGCAGGCCGCTCACGACGAGCAGGACTACGGTGACGAGACTGTTACCAACGGTCTTCATACGGCTTAGACTACGCCTCCAATTTAATGATGTCAACAGATTAAGATAAGAAAGTTTCGGACCGGGCCCGACGCCTTCCCTTTGCAGAGAAAGTGTCGGAACCCAGCCCGTGTCTGCCCTCGGCCGTCAACCGAAGGCTAGATGTAGATCACTATCCTTTCCACCCCTGGTCGTGATCAAAATACCAAGGGATAACCTCGCCGACGGGATGCCGGCAAGACTGCTGCGACGGACGACCTAGCTGCAGCCGGCGGTGCTGCCACAGCTATTGCAGACGGGGCAAGGCCCACCCTTGCGAACCATCAAGCCACCGCAATCGGAACAGATGCCCGCCACGGACAGGCCGAGGTAGGTAAGCGGCTGCTCCGCAGGCGAATCCGGCTTGCTACCGTCACCGGTTGTCGAAACAGCAAGCTCCTGCTGAGCTGCCTCCGCGTACTCGACCGGAGTCGACCCACCGGCATCCTCAGCCATCTTGCGCTTGCGCACCTCAGGCGTCAAGATGCCGAGCTCCTCCTGGACATCCGTATCCAGGAAGCGGCTGGCCAGCCAGCGCATGATGTAGTCCGGCAGACTCTTGGCGAACGGGATCTCGATGTTCTCGGTGATCCCTTCCGGCTCGAATCGCACGAAGCTGAACTTCTCCACCAGCGTCTCAAGCGGCACCCCGTACTGGAGCGCGATCGAGATCGCCGTGGCGAAGGAGTTCATCATGCCCTTGAGCGCTGAGCCTTCCTTGCCGAGACCGTTGATGAAGATCTCTCCCATCGTCCCGTCCTCGTACATACCGGCCACAATGTAGCCTTCGTGACCTCCGAGGACGAACTTGTGAGTGATCGACTTGCGCTCCCGCGGCATCCTCCGGCGAGCCGGTGTGCCGCGAGCGATCTCGACGAGGATCAGGGTGATCATCTCCGACTCGTCCGCCGTCAGGACCTTGCGGTCACCAATGAGGGACTCGTAGAGATCGCCGACTGCCTTGAGTGTGGGCACGCCCTTGATCAGGGCATGCTCGAACACCTCGCACAAGGCCTCGACCGCCGCGCGCTGGATCGGCTCGCCGAGCTCAACGCCCGACTCGCCCTTACCCATCTGCGCGTCCGTGCGCAGCGCCTGGGCGGTCTTGGACCCATCGCGGTAGATGGCCAGAGCCTTGACGCCGAGGCGCCAGGCCTGGGTGTACGCGTCAGCGATGTCCTCGACGGTGGTCTCCTGCGGCATGTTGACCGTCTTGGAGATCGCACCGCTGATGAACGGCTGAACCGCACCCATCATCTTGATGTGGCCCATGTGGCTGATCGCCCGCTCGCCGACCGCGACATCGAACACCGGCAGGTGCTTCGGGTCGAGACCCGGAGCGCCGATGATCGTGCCGTGCTCGGTGATGTACTCCTCGATGACCTCGATCTTCTGGTCGTTGTACCCGAGGGTACGCAGAGCCAGCGGAACCGTCCGGTTAGGGATGGTCATCTGACCGCCACCAACCAGCTCCTTGAACTTGACCAGCGAGAAGTCCGGCTCGACGCCGGTGGTGTCGCAGTCCATCAGGAACGAGATCGTCCCCGTCGGTGCGAGCACCGTGGCCTGCGCGTTGCGGTAGCCGTGCTGCTCGCCGAGCGTGACCGCCTGATGCCAGGCAAGGCGCGCCTCGGCCAGCAGATCCATGTCACGAATGTGACCATCCGGGATCTGCTGTGCGGCGTCATGGTGCATCCGCATCACCTTGTTGTGCGGCTCGCGGTTATCGGCGTACCTGTCGTACGGACCGATGGCCGCCGCGATCTTGGCCGACTGAGCGTAAGCCCGACCGGTCATGAGCGCGGTGATGGCCGCCGCCGTTGCCCGACCCTTGTCGGAGTCGTACGGCATGCCGTTGGCCATCAGGTAGGCACCGAGGTTGGCGTACCCCAGGCCGAGCTGACGGAACGCTCGCGCGTTATCACCGATCTCCTCCGTCGGGTAGGACGAAGGGCCAACGATGATCTCCTGCGCCAGGAACACGATGTCCAC
This window of the Patescibacteria group bacterium genome carries:
- a CDS encoding vitamin B12-dependent ribonucleotide reductase, which produces MASTETEGQQTLAAPHNGVASKPLKITRYFTKEGVHPFDTVDWETRDARIGHGDKVAFEQKDVEFPKLWSQNATNIVAQKYFRGQLGSPTRERSVRQMTGRVAKTITQWGMARGYFGPGRGKIEVLREQEPDHPASIFYDELLFLLLDQAAAFNSPVWFNVGFEENPQCSACFILSVEDTMDSILDWNTREGKIFRGGSGSGINLSAIRGSMEPLSKGGTASGPVSFMRGADSWAGTIKSGGKTRRAAKMVVLDVDHPDIREFIWCKVEAEEVAGALQEKGFDMSIDGRGFRHVQYQNANNSVRVSDEFMQAVENDEDWHLIARKTGDPVGDPIPARDLMRDIAEAAWRCADPGVQYDTTINQWHTDPNSGRINASNPCSEYMHVDDSACNLASLNLMKFRREDGTFDTERFKQAVDIVFLAQEIIVGPSSYPTEEIGDNARAFRQLGLGYANLGAYLMANGMPYDSDKGRATAAAITALMTGRAYAQSAKIAAAIGPYDRYADNREPHNKVMRMHHDAAQQIPDGHIRDMDLLAEARLAWHQAVTLGEQHGYRNAQATVLAPTGTISFLMDCDTTGVEPDFSLVKFKELVGGGQMTIPNRTVPLALRTLGYNDQKIEVIEEYITEHGTIIGAPGLDPKHLPVFDVAVGERAISHMGHIKMMGAVQPFISGAISKTVNMPQETTVEDIADAYTQAWRLGVKALAIYRDGSKTAQALRTDAQMGKGESGVELGEPIQRAAVEALCEVFEHALIKGVPTLKAVGDLYESLIGDRKVLTADESEMITLILVEIARGTPARRRMPRERKSITHKFVLGGHEGYIVAGMYEDGTMGEIFINGLGKEGSALKGMMNSFATAISIALQYGVPLETLVEKFSFVRFEPEGITENIEIPFAKSLPDYIMRWLASRFLDTDVQEELGILTPEVRKRKMAEDAGGSTPVEYAEAAQQELAVSTTGDGSKPDSPAEQPLTYLGLSVAGICSDCGGLMVRKGGPCPVCNSCGSTAGCS
- a CDS encoding YggT family protein, which encodes MLAEFSLNFINLFVFIFNIVLLARVLMSWIDPNPKGGFGALLVDLTEPVLIPIRMILPKTQMIDFAPLVAFLLMQLLVQGANSLLG